The Stomoxys calcitrans chromosome 3, idStoCalc2.1, whole genome shotgun sequence genome includes a region encoding these proteins:
- the LOC106080820 gene encoding sal-like protein 3, whose protein sequence is MREKDHSPRKMLPSPKQGSVYPILGSMPYNNFNSNVPYDLSSAARGNSSTAATALTTALTALYQTQKDLKKERRRGLSEQPLDLRLAHKKHDAGSGGAASAGVAGGSDHDGDSTEMMEDENSNLVMITTTQLDKSCHNSECNNNTNASSRLLADGEKVVADMHLLNELNNNNNNNNNFLLQNHSALQEQFEQLNSKKMLRVLRDQAKTLPTNMDQLPFPVNALHPTLLETLAKAMPPLPYRNLFFLPRPNQANNPANFPFFSGPPLNKESKKNTTTVTATTTTPPIASSDTSSMVEMKFDAATPNRPNSLTESLATSLLLNQNGPSPGQATASAQHYRQKRPTVNRSSAPPSGNHLYKSKDRYTCKFCGKVFPRSANLTRHLRTHTGEQPYKCKYCERSFSISSNLQRHVRNIHNKERPFKCEICERCFGQQTNLDRHLKKHEADAVSMGLGLNERIRGGLRRFCENPAEECYFEEIRSFMGKVTQLPLNSSATTATAAASASKLPLMDTSTTPHSEPHSPGRSSSYAPSDPDSTASGLRIIIKDEHSNHSHESNEASTQQQQQDSQAPPQPLSGQSEQASLSSSSPSPKSPHRNEDNEATHNNKRKLSPYGSSPSRECSTAT, encoded by the coding sequence ATGAGAGAAAAAGATCATTCTCCCAGAAAAATGCTTCCTAGCCCCAAACAAGGGTCTGTTTACCCTATTTTAGGCTCCATGCCCTATAACAATTTCAACTCAAATGTACCTTATGACCTATCGTCGGCAGCGAGAGGCAATAGCTCTACGGCAGCCACAGCTCTGACTACAGCCCTAACGGCCCTATATCAAACGCAAAAGGATCTGAAAAAAGAACGAAGGCGTGGCCTCAGCGAACAACCCCTGGATTTGAGATTAGCCCACAAGAAACATGATGCAGGAAGTGGCGGTGCAGCATCAGCTGGAGTTGCCGGTGGCAGTGATCACGATGGTGACTCCACTGAAATGATGGAAGATGAAAACAGCAACTTGGTTATGATTACCACAACCCAATTGGATAAATCATGTCACAATTCCGAgtgcaacaacaacaccaatgcTAGTTCCCGACTGCTGGCCGATGGCGAGAAGGTGGTAGCCGATATGCATCTGCTGAATGAGctgaataacaacaacaataataacaacaactttTTGCTGCAAAATCACTCTGCTCTGCAAGAGCAATTCGAACAATTGAACAGTAAAAAGATGCTCAGGGTATTGAGGGATCAGGCCAAAACCTTGCCCACCAACATGGATCAGCTGCCGTTTCCAGTGAACGCCCTACACCCCACGCTGCTCGAGACCTTAGCCAAAGCAATGCCCCCGCTGCCGTATCGTAATCTCTTCTTTCTGCCACGACCCAATCAAGCCAACAATCCTGCGAATTTCCCCTTCTTCTCGGGGCCCCCTCTCAATAAAGAGTCGAAAAAGAATACCACCACAGTTACAGCAACAACCACAACGCCTCCCATAGCCAGCTCGGACACCTCCTCAATGGTGGAGATGAAATTCGATGCAGCGACACCCAATCGACCCAACTCACTCACCGAAAGTCTGGCCACCTCGCTACTACTCAATCAAAATGGCCCCAGCCCTGGCCAAGCTACCGCCAGTGCACAACACTATCGCCAAAAGCGACCAACTGTCAATCGTTCATCTGCCCCTCCTTCAGGCAATCATCTGTACAAATCCAAGGACCGCTACACTTGTAAATTTTGTGGGAAGGTATTTCCGCGCTCGGCCAATCTGACGCGGCATCTGAGAACGCACACCGGCGAACAACCCTACAAATGCAAATACTGCGAACGTTCCTTCAGCATATCCTCCAACCTGCAGCGGCATGTGCGTAACATTCACAACAAGGAGCGTCCTTTCAAGTGCGAAATCTGTGAACGATGCTTTGGCCAGCAAACCAATCTGGATAGGCATTTGAAAAAGCATGAGGCAGATGCTGTTTCCATGGGTCTGGGCCTTAACGAACGCATACGGGGAGGTCTAAGACGCTTTTGTGAAAATCCTGCCGAGGAATGTTATTTTGAGGAGATACGCTCATTTATGGGTAAAGTCACTCAATTGCCTTTGAATTCGTCAGCGACGACGGCAACAGCAGCAGCCAGTGCCAGCAAACTGCCGCTTATGGACACAAGTACAACACCCCATTCCGAACCCCACTCACCGGGACGCAGTTCATCGTATGCCCCCTCAGATCCTGACTCAACGGCCAGTGGCCTTAGGATTATCATCAAAGATGAGCATAGTAATCATAGCCACGAGTCGAATGAGGCTTCaacgcagcagcagcagcaggacTCCCAAGCGCCACCCCAACCCCTCTCGGGGCAAAGTGAGCAGGCGTCATTGTCATCTTCTTCACCATCTCCTAAATCGCCGCATCGAAATGAGGATAACGAGGCTACCCACAACAATAAGAGAAAACTAAGTCCCTATGGTAGTTCACCCAGTAGAGAGTGTTCTACAGCTACTTAA
- the LOC106080822 gene encoding transport and Golgi organization protein 1 has translation MWKTSSNAATTNVFTQIAVTLAFTVLLWGTAHGLSDKRLCADEKCKTIISVGKGKISYRAGDEGMVSFKINAPIRIKSKSAGTDLSLWGVEVNGREGFAPKQFIMEERVHVKEKDLKFIVDVVNPGSAPAAVEPHILNSSEVTVEATTTKPLEDVNANLKVESINSNPVEGASIMQPEVATPVQQEAFVVEGTKLPTLNDVVFGEATSESPNQDNIRTMSMKTDDSDDDDSGEDQLGDYDDDEEDENSEEIVNSTEKQEINAFSTKQEEKEKIVVYSVEESSEATKNEAEVKAQETENQTTNSPSILDMVADATTTISPFDMDKGLPPIENSEETVDLTTESTATTHSTNEPSKLNENNSSENSISEGEQPQTQQEQQQQVPIDDNKVNSVYEITLNTTQEALTTANQGEDELKNISTDQSLPETRKNQDVIGHSNVSIESAIDQHNKETIVSDSIESIVDNILENKSSAESELQTDDKDSLHIPKTGDSLTSTESPSYQYSITPQQTEGVKSEKTEDSQTNTESPSYQYSITPQQTEEVKSETPVQTTVVQTELHTTENPKISMPPADPYAPISPEYMASTPTPYDPYDYVQSSNTPLPPQYVNSPTESSHTDDIPIQFDYYGQQPTGYMPPSEKEPEAKAPYIDTSSLPMEYMPPEAKAPYMDTTGLPMAYMPPQQQPEARPSYVETTDKPVEYMPMQQQPNADGGFMGNNLPEVTTTSPLEQMPEKRQESVGQGSAELLQPLATPEQPRINEEEPKPLPSLTPTTEEIEKKDNKGLFATIIDTVNNILPNSKKSKYAYEETEDNVLNRLLYPEVGGGQHHMTEEQIQFCEKLGPNECPHAATMNHPKHLNEECNCSLKSLITNEFTLETFAQALASKVLEISDLLAFLAIVAAATLFFVFGYYCFCNSSGEGALLSKLNQLESSLLATHKENAILKHNLMSTRQKLASIEDNSFGSNDMVVSLKKELEEELVEKAGLQEQITTLQKELENAADAGIELNKIVSELLSNQTGDESIISSVEELQKQLNEQQNTILEINASLAEKSRENSELQLLIAEQNARYESEISNLQRDNDELEAEKGNLLTRMEEIKTDFDKDITAALEGKNFEIKRLQNEIVDFSSKVEAEHTKWQTSMAKVEALEECLKNVKKDPNVNITQVIDAANVRAELLDAQKKYSSLKERLELELDARKISENQLNLVSAEVEKLKQDFNQSEKDKLEAQTRLEVLSNYFKDKETQLQKELSLKETMWLQQQGETSTTVERLTAMKEEIQSLKSQNDALRAEIEAQVAAHKAQTGTLENRAHETWLAARQSDRRYEEARAEATALRRRLTALAGGNVNEAKPSAGPGSLGEDLANAPSPIHMESPGSPMLGRLPPPPFLPPPFMGPPPPFMGMPPPPPFVPAGEMRPAPLGRIMSPIPPQRSNLMDYDDYMDYEGNNSWHRHHTYSPPPRTYRSLSPTDSRYNYGTERDLMSTYDTETDFSPPPSPRETRRRGGYDSDKGGQSRNPYNNSKKSSSGQKGNISSGSDKSYNSSSKRGGGGGGGGGGKSKSGGGGKSLV, from the exons ATGTGGAAAACCAGCAGCAATGCAGCAACAACGAATGTATTCACACAAATAGCAGTGACGTTAGCCTTTACAGTACTTCTGTGGGGCACGGCACACGGACTTTCAGACAAACGCCTGTGTGCAGATGAGAAATGCAAGA CTATAATATCTGTGGGTAAGGGCAAGATCAGCTACAGAGCTGGCGATGAGGGAATGGTGTCGTTTAAAATCAATGCCCCTATACGTATTAAGTCAAAGAGTGCTGGCACAGACCTATCATTATGGGGTGTAGAAGTCAATGGTCGAGAAGGATTTGCCCCAAAGCAATTCATAATGGAGGAGAGAGTACATGTCAAGGAAAAAGATTTGAAATTCATAGTGGATGTTGTAAATCCTGGAAGTGCACCTGCTGCGGTGGAGCCGCACATTTTAAATTCATCTGAGGTGACAGTTGAGGCCACTACTACGAAACCTTTGGAAGATGTAAATGCCAATCTCAAGGTGGAGTCTATAAACAGTAATCCAGTTGAAGGTGCCAGCATCATGCAGCCGGAGGTGGCAACGCCTGTTCAGCAAGAAGCCTTCGTTGTGGAGGGCACCAAGCTGCCAACACTTAACGATGTAGTGTTTGGTGAGGCCACTTCAGAAAGCCCCAACCAAGATAACATCAGAACTATGTCAATGAAGACTGATGATAGTGACGATGATGATAGTGGTGAAGATCAATTGGGAGATTATGACGACGACGAAGAAGATGAGAACAGTGAGGAAATCGTCAATAGCACCGAAAAGCAAGAAATAAATGCGTTTTCTacaaaacaagaagaaaaagagaagaTTGTTGTATATAGTGTAGAAGAATCTTCTGAGGCAACAAAAAATGAAGCAGAGGTAAAGGCACAAGAGACAGAAAATCAAACTACCAACAGTCCCTCGATTCTGGACATGGTTGCagatgcaacaacaacaatatcgcCTTTCGATATGGATAAAGGATTGCCGCCAATTGAGAATTCAGAGGAAACTGTGGATCTTACAACAGAATCTACCGCGACTACTCACTCAACAAATGAACCCAGCAAACTCAATGAAAACAATTCTTCCGAGAATTCAATCAGTGAGGGAGAACAACCACAGACGCAACAAGAGCAGCAACAACAAGTTCCTATAGATGACAACAAAGTAAATTCAGTCTATGAAATTACTTTGAATACAACCCAAGAAGCCTTAACTACTGCCAACCAAGGAGAGGATGAGCTCAAAAACATATCGACTGACCAAAGTCTTCCGGAGACTCGGAAAAATCAGGATGTGATTGGACATTCAAATGTTAGTATTGAATCTGCAATTGACCAGCATAATAAGGAAACAATTGTAAGTGATAGTATAGAATCTATAGTGGACAATATCTTAGAAAATAAAAGCTCGGCAGAATCAGAATTGCAAACTGATGACAAAGACTCATTACATATTCCTAAAACGGGAGACTCGCTAACCAGCACAGAATCACCAAGTTATCAGTATTCCATTACACCACAGCAAACGGAAGGGGTTAAAAGTGAGAAAACTGAAGACTCCCAAACCAACACAGAATCACCCAGTTATCAGTATTCCATTACACCACAGCAAACGGAAGAGGTTAAAAGTGAGACACCTGTACAAACTACAGTGGTGCAGACTGAGTTACATACGACAGAAAATCCTAAAATAAGCATGCCACCAGCTGATCCCTATGCCCCAATTTCCCCTGAGTACATGGCTTCAACACCTACCCCTTATGACCCATACGACTATGTGCAATCATCAAATACCCCATTACCACCGCAATATGTAAATAGTCCCACTGAGTCATCACATACTGACGACATACCTATACAATTTGATTATTATGGTCAGCAGCCTACGGGATATATGCCACCGTCGGAAAAGGAACCAGAAGCCAAAGCACCATATATTGATACATCAAGTTTGCCTATGGAATATATGCCACCAGAAGCCAAAGCACCATATATGGATACTACAGGTTTGCCTATGGCATATATGCCGCCGCAACAACAACCTGAAGCTAGACCGTCGTATGTGGAAACTACAGATAAGCCTGTGGAATATATGCCCATGCAACAGCAACCGAATGCTGATGGAGGATTCATGGGAAATAACCTTCCGGAAGTAACAACGACAAGCCCATTAGAGCAAATGCCAGAAAAGAGACAAGAATCCGTTGGTCAGGGCAGTGCTGAGCTTTTACAACCGTTGGCTACCCCAGAACAACCCAGAATTAATGAGGAGGAACCCAAGCCATTGCCCTCCTTAACACCAACTACCgaagaaattgaaaagaaagacAACAAAGGACTTTTTGCCACAATAATCGATACGGTTAACAACATATTGCCCAATAGCAAGAAATCAAAATATGCCTATGAGGAAACCGAGGACAATGTGCTGAATAGACTTTTGTACCCAGAAGTGGGCGGTGGCCAGCATCACATGACAGAag agcAAATTCAATTTTGCGAAAAACTGGGACCCAACGAATGTCCTCATGCGGCCACGATGAATCATCCAAAACACCTCAATGAAGAATGCAATTGCTCCTTGAAATCTTTAATCACCAATGAGTTTACCCTGGAAACTTTTGCCCAAGCATTGGCTTCTAAGGTTTTGGAAATCAGTGATTTGTTGGCATTTTTGGCCATTGTGGCGGCAGCcacattattctttgtttttggATATTACTGCTTCTGCAATAGCAGCGGCGAAGGGGCTCTACTCTCCAAACTCAATCAACTAGAAAGTAGTCTACTGGCTACCCATAAGGAAAATGCCATACTCAAGCACAATTTAATGTCTACCAGACAGAAGTTAGCCAGTATTGAAGACAATTCCTTTGGTTCCAATGATATGGTGGTGTCACTTAAAAAAGAGCTGGAAGAGGAATTGGTGGAAAAGGCTGGTCTGCAGGAGCAAATAACCACATTACAAAAAGAACTGGAAAATGCAGCCGATGCTGGCatagaattaaataaaattgtctCGGAATTGTTGAGTAATCAAACGGGAGATGAGAGCATTATAAGCAGCGTTGAAGAATTGCAGAAACAATTGAACGAGCAGCAAA ATACCATTCTGGAAATAAATGCCAGTCTGGCAGAGAAGAGCCGCGAAAATAGTGAGCTGCAACTATTAATAGCCGAGCAAAATGCCCGCTATGAGTCAGAAATCTCTAATCTGCAACGTGATAATGACGAACTAGAAGCTGAAAAGGGCAACCTGCTAACACGCATGGAGGAAATCAAAACAGACTTTGACAAAGACATAACAGCTGCTTTGGAGGGCAAGAATTTTGAAATCAAAAGACTACAAAATGAAATTGTAGACTTCAGCTCTAAAGTGGAGGCGGAGCATACCAAATGGCAGACCAGTATGGCCAAAGTGGAA gcCTTGGAGGAGTGtttgaaaaatgtgaaaaaggatCCCAATGTAAACATAACCCAAGTTATAGATGCCGCAAATGTTAGAGCTGAACTATTGGATGCTCAAAAGAAATACAGCTCACTGAAGGAGCGTTTGGAATTGGAATTG GATGCCAGAAAAATATCCGAAAATCAACTTAATCTTGTAAGCGCCGAGGTGGAAAAGCTAAAACAAGACTTCAATCAATCGGAGAAGGATAAACTGGAAGCTCAAACTAGATTAGAAGTATTGTCCAATTACTTCAAGGACAAAGAGACACAATTACAAAA GGAATTAAGCTTAAAGGAGACAatgtggctgcaacaacaaGGAGAGACTTCTACCACTGTGGAACGTTTAACTGCTATGAAGGAGGAAATACAATCATTGAA ATCTCAAAATGATGCCTTGCGTGCTGAGATAGAGGCGCAAGTGGCGGCGCACAAGGCCCAAACAGGCACTTTGGAGAATCGTGCCCATGAAACTTGGTTGGCGGCTCGTCAATCCGACAGACGCTATGAAGAAGCCAGAGCAGAAGCCACAGCATTGCGCCGAAGACTGACAGCTTTGGCTGGTGGCAATGTCAACGAAGCCA AACCTTCAGCAGGTCCTGGAAGTCTGGGCGAGGATTTGGCAAATGCTCCCTCCCCCATACATATGGAGTCGCCGGGGTCCCCTATGTTGGGTCGTTTACCTCCACCGCCATTCCTGCCACCTCCCTTTATGGGACCACCTCCGCCATTTATGGGTATGCCACCACCACCTCCGTTTGTGCCAGCCGGTGAGATGCGACCTGCACCTTTGGGTCGCATTATGTCTCCTATTCCACCGCAACGTTCTAATCTAATGGATTACGATGACTACATGGATTATGAGGGTAACAATTCGTGGCATCGTCATCACACATATTCACCACCACCACGAACATATCGCTCACTCTCGCCCACTGATAGTCGCTACAATTATGGCACAGAACGTGATcttatgtccacctatgacacgGAAACAGACTTTAGTCCTCCTCCAAGCCCCAGAGAGACGAGGCGGCGAGGAGGCTATGACAGTGACAAAGGTGGACAAAGTAGAAATCCTTACAACAACTCAAAGAAATCATCCTCAGGTCAAAAGG GTAACATAAGTTCTGGCTCTGACAAATCCTACAATTCTTCTTCAAAAcgaggtggtggtggcggcggcggcggtGGCGGTAAATCTAAATCTGGTGGCGGTGGCAAATCTTTGGTTTGA